Proteins encoded by one window of Nicotiana tabacum cultivar K326 chromosome 10, ASM71507v2, whole genome shotgun sequence:
- the LOC107787730 gene encoding uncharacterized protein LOC107787730 — protein sequence MKYQNLLQSLARFLASQPIKIFTQLLVSVSLFSFLFSYSSSYNLSFLTHSLKFSYSAFPFQLVSHATDKNYVFLICNGIFLVLLAKTSGEEKEKEEEEEENRFLNELQLEAEPLCNTSNEHVIHEDKKVMIQFNTSLNVENSNSAVLVEYNKKEATSKEEGGFGDEECCRTYNIVEADYNNYEENEMESRENGFLMEDVEVVVEEEEEEENDEPLSKLSTEELNKKFEEFIRRMKEEIRIEARQQLILVK from the coding sequence ATGAAATACCAAAACTTATTACAAAGCTTGGCTAGATTCTTGGCATCTCAGCCTATCAAGATATTCACTCAACTACTAGTTTCAGTTTCTTTATTTTCATTCCTATTTTCCTACTCATCATCTTATAACTTGTCTTTCTTAACCCATTCATTAAAATTCTCATATTCTGCATTTCCTTTCCAACTTGTAAGCCATGCCACGGACAAAAACTACGTGTTTTTGATATGCAATGGAATATTCTTGGTGCTCCTTGCTAAGACTTCGGgcgaggagaaggagaaggaggaggaggaagaagaaaatagatTCTTGAACGAATTGCAATTAGAAGCCGAACCTCTATGTAATACATCAAATGAACATGTAATACATGAAGATAAGAAAGTGATGATACAATTCAATACGTCTCTAAACGTTGAAAACTCAAATTCGGCAGTACTCGTGGAATATAATAAGAAAGAGGCAACGTCAAAGGAAGAAGGTGGTTTTGGAGACGAAGAATGTTGTAGAACTTACAATATAGTAGAGGCAGATTATAATAATTATGAAGAAAATGAAATGGAGTCTCGTGAGAATGGATTTTTAATGGAAGACGTAGAAGTagtagtagaagaagaagaagaagaagaaaatgatgagCCATTGAGTAAGTTGAGCACGGAGGAACTGAACAAGAAATTTGAAGAATTCATAAGAAGAATGAAGGAAGAAATTAGGATTGAAGCTCGGCAACAATTAATCCTCGTAAAGTAA